A genomic segment from Thermococcus sp. LS1 encodes:
- the trmY gene encoding tRNA (pseudouridine(54)-N(1))-methyltransferase TrmY codes for MRTFIIKANKAHTKVDFKLKDLPGTSGRIDLLCRVLNSAFLLSHGFRKNVRVWLSLYGPPNPPKAIRFEGQEMKPKTLNPDELSTAKLIIKALKAGENLREPSKEVQVLPGIYVSNMTFEDIVRRTLKGATLYYLHEEGRPIERVNFSQNVAFVLGDHEGLTPEDEAFLGGIAEKVSIGRKSYLTSHVVAYVNIFLDSITPPP; via the coding sequence ATGAGAACTTTCATTATCAAGGCGAACAAGGCTCATACAAAAGTGGATTTCAAACTCAAAGATCTGCCCGGGACCAGCGGCAGGATAGATCTCCTTTGCCGCGTGCTTAACTCTGCATTTCTCCTCTCTCACGGCTTCAGAAAGAACGTCCGCGTCTGGCTGAGCCTCTACGGCCCGCCGAACCCACCGAAGGCGATAAGGTTTGAGGGGCAGGAGATGAAGCCCAAAACGCTCAACCCCGACGAGCTGAGCACGGCGAAGCTGATAATCAAAGCCCTGAAGGCCGGGGAAAACCTCCGCGAGCCGAGCAAAGAGGTCCAGGTTCTTCCAGGAATATACGTCAGCAACATGACCTTTGAGGACATCGTGAGGAGAACCCTGAAAGGTGCGACCCTCTACTACCTCCACGAGGAGGGCAGGCCCATCGAGAGGGTGAACTTCTCCCAGAACGTCGCCTTCGTCCTCGGCGACCACGAGGGCTTAACTCCGGAGGATGAGGCCTTCCTTGGGGGGATAGCCGAAAAAGTGAGTATCGGGAGGAAAAGCTACCTTACCTCCCATGTCGTGGCCTACGTCAACATCTTCCTAGATTCCATCACTCCTCCGCCTTGA
- a CDS encoding universal stress protein yields MPYFPYIPLLAIFSQAMLSIWVFNVSPTAWAITLIWVGIGLVVYVAYKGAKREPIKFERETVFEEAGEEGRYKIMVAVSNPRNAKVLTKYAERIAEEVNGELLIVSVVTVPEQTPLEEAKQFADEAIAVVREAKSYTSGRVKVEGLIYYAHSVYRGIMSAVRGRKVDLLILGWEGRSRWSKYVLGSNLDKIVENAPCNVLVIKPGDTEERGEIRSILFPTRGGKQSAISAELVSVLAEAYGAKVTVLSVNTPGKPEEKIRAHLRPVIERIENAELKIVNESDAVKAILEECRKHDLVVMGATREGLFKRLLFGEVPERVASKCPKTVMLVKGNRGIRARLNRLLGRRVE; encoded by the coding sequence ATGCCATACTTCCCCTACATCCCGCTGCTGGCGATATTCTCTCAGGCGATGCTCTCGATCTGGGTCTTCAACGTCAGTCCGACAGCGTGGGCCATAACGCTGATTTGGGTGGGCATCGGCCTCGTCGTTTACGTTGCGTATAAGGGCGCCAAGAGAGAGCCGATCAAGTTCGAGAGGGAGACGGTCTTTGAGGAGGCGGGTGAAGAAGGAAGGTACAAGATAATGGTGGCGGTGTCGAATCCGAGGAACGCAAAGGTTCTGACCAAATACGCCGAGAGAATAGCTGAGGAAGTCAACGGGGAGTTGCTCATCGTCAGCGTCGTAACGGTTCCAGAGCAGACACCGCTTGAGGAAGCCAAGCAGTTCGCGGACGAGGCTATAGCAGTCGTGAGGGAGGCGAAGTCCTACACAAGTGGGAGGGTGAAGGTAGAGGGCCTGATATACTATGCTCACAGCGTTTACAGAGGGATAATGAGCGCCGTGAGGGGCAGGAAGGTTGACCTCCTCATCCTCGGCTGGGAGGGGCGCTCGAGGTGGAGCAAGTACGTCCTGGGGAGCAACCTCGACAAGATAGTTGAGAATGCCCCGTGTAACGTGCTGGTCATTAAGCCGGGCGACACCGAGGAGCGCGGAGAAATTAGGAGTATTCTCTTCCCGACGAGGGGAGGAAAGCAGAGCGCCATCAGTGCGGAGCTTGTTTCGGTCCTCGCCGAGGCGTACGGTGCAAAGGTTACTGTGCTCAGTGTCAACACTCCCGGCAAGCCAGAAGAGAAGATAAGAGCACACTTGAGGCCTGTAATAGAGAGGATCGAAAACGCGGAGCTGAAGATAGTGAACGAGAGTGACGCGGTAAAGGCGATACTGGAAGAGTGCAGGAAGCACGACCTCGTAGTCATGGGGGCGACGAGGGAGGGCCTCTTCAAGAGGCTGCTCTTTGGGGAAGTACCCGAAAGGGTCGCGAGCAAATGCCCGAAGACTGTCATGCTCGTAAAGGGCAACAGGGGCATAAGGGCGAGACTAAACCGCCTGCTTGGAAGGAGGGTGGAATAG
- a CDS encoding amino acid permease, giving the protein MIMEHNGEKIELSRGLSLVHLMMMGMGMMIGAGVFVATGIAIGFAGPGGILIAFALNGLIAFFSAMSFAELASALPTAGGAYTYIDEAFKGFIGFISGWINWFALTVAGSLYAITFATYTVFLLEGTDWFISLNLESEGVIKLLALGMAIVFIIINYIGVSETGSIENLITLGQMGTLAFIGLFSIYYIIVHPEKLAHFNDFVPNGWDKVLMAMRFTYVGFEGYEVIAHAGEEAVNPKETVPKAILYSVAAVTATYLLFAFAAIVGAEPGNMPLSQWFAELGPVGMGEAIRDLMPYGGLLITLAAIFSSTSALNATIYSSTRVLFAISRDGRLPSIFSRIHRVRRVPHYALFASSLIVLTVALIFPIEDVAASADIVFLLISSSSTRR; this is encoded by the coding sequence ATGATTATGGAGCACAACGGGGAGAAGATAGAGCTATCTCGCGGTCTATCGCTGGTGCACCTTATGATGATGGGAATGGGAATGATGATCGGCGCAGGTGTCTTCGTTGCCACCGGTATCGCCATCGGTTTTGCCGGTCCAGGAGGTATACTCATTGCCTTTGCTCTCAACGGTCTCATCGCTTTCTTCTCCGCGATGTCCTTCGCTGAACTTGCCTCGGCACTGCCAACGGCGGGTGGTGCTTACACTTATATAGACGAGGCCTTCAAGGGCTTCATCGGCTTTATCTCGGGCTGGATAAACTGGTTTGCCCTGACAGTTGCGGGCAGCCTCTACGCTATAACCTTCGCGACCTACACGGTTTTTCTCCTCGAAGGCACGGACTGGTTCATCAGTCTCAATCTTGAAAGCGAGGGGGTAATCAAGCTCCTTGCCCTCGGGATGGCCATCGTTTTTATAATCATCAACTACATCGGTGTCTCCGAGACTGGCAGCATCGAGAACCTCATTACCCTCGGCCAGATGGGAACCCTGGCTTTCATCGGCCTCTTCTCGATTTATTACATCATCGTCCATCCAGAAAAGCTTGCCCACTTCAACGACTTCGTCCCCAACGGATGGGATAAAGTCCTTATGGCAATGAGGTTCACTTATGTGGGCTTTGAGGGCTATGAAGTGATAGCCCATGCCGGCGAAGAGGCGGTTAACCCTAAGGAGACCGTTCCAAAGGCAATACTCTATTCTGTTGCCGCCGTTACCGCAACGTACCTCCTATTTGCCTTTGCTGCGATAGTCGGCGCCGAGCCCGGAAACATGCCGTTGAGCCAGTGGTTCGCTGAACTCGGGCCGGTGGGAATGGGTGAGGCGATAAGGGATCTCATGCCCTACGGCGGCCTTCTCATCACACTCGCTGCTATATTCTCCTCAACTTCTGCCCTCAACGCCACCATATACTCCTCCACAAGGGTTCTCTTTGCCATCAGCAGGGACGGCAGGCTGCCCTCCATATTCTCTAGAATCCACAGGGTTAGAAGGGTACCGCACTACGCGCTCTTCGCGTCATCGCTTATAGTCCTCACGGTGGCTCTCATCTTTCCGATTGAGGATGTCGCGGCGAGCGCTGACATAGTCTTCCTCCTCATTTCCTCCTCGTCAACGCGGCGGTAA
- the pyk gene encoding pyruvate kinase gives MRLPSHKTKIIATIGPASLKRKTVEAMVKAGMSVARINFAHGDFEQHAKTVELVRKVSDRLNRPIAILGDLPGVKIRVGEIQNGSVTLRRWQTITLTTRDVVGNEAEIPVQFKDFPRMVSKGDVIYLSDGFIALRVEEVHDTDVVCKVLVGGTLFSHKGINVPNARIAIDAVTEKDLQFLEFAIEHGMDAVGISFVGSAYDVLKVRRFVEERNGKIFIIAKIERPDAVKNFDQILSAADGIMIARGDLGVEMPIEKLPVLQKKLIKKANMAGKPAITATQMLESMTQEKLPTRAEVTDVANAILDGTDAVMLSEETAVGKYPVDAVKMMAKIARTTEAYRDSLWSTRVVEWKMSEWKGQMPKKGTIKDAIARSIIEALNSVDIKYILTPTRTGETARLISRFKPKQWILAFATDEKVANSLMFSYGVYPFLVEETSEREILNLIKGLGLVSENDTVLLTKGTPIGKTAGTNTIRIFTV, from the coding sequence ATGAGGTTGCCATCCCACAAAACGAAAATCATAGCCACAATAGGGCCAGCCTCTCTGAAGAGGAAGACGGTAGAGGCCATGGTGAAGGCAGGAATGAGCGTTGCACGCATAAACTTCGCCCACGGAGACTTCGAACAGCACGCGAAGACAGTGGAACTGGTAAGGAAAGTCTCCGATAGGCTCAACAGGCCCATCGCCATTCTCGGCGATCTTCCAGGAGTGAAGATACGCGTTGGGGAGATTCAAAACGGTTCAGTAACGCTGAGACGCTGGCAGACGATAACCCTCACCACGCGGGATGTGGTTGGCAATGAGGCAGAGATACCCGTGCAGTTCAAGGACTTTCCCAGGATGGTATCCAAGGGGGACGTCATCTATCTGAGCGATGGCTTCATAGCGCTCCGTGTCGAGGAGGTTCACGATACTGACGTGGTCTGTAAAGTCCTCGTTGGGGGCACACTCTTCTCCCACAAGGGCATAAACGTCCCGAATGCGAGGATAGCGATAGACGCGGTGACGGAGAAGGATCTGCAGTTTCTTGAGTTTGCAATCGAGCACGGCATGGACGCTGTAGGAATAAGCTTCGTCGGCTCGGCCTACGACGTTCTGAAGGTCAGGCGCTTCGTGGAGGAGAGGAACGGGAAGATATTCATAATCGCAAAGATTGAGAGGCCCGATGCGGTGAAGAACTTTGACCAGATACTGAGCGCCGCCGACGGAATAATGATAGCGAGGGGCGATTTGGGCGTCGAGATGCCGATTGAGAAGCTCCCGGTGCTCCAGAAAAAGCTCATAAAAAAGGCCAACATGGCGGGCAAGCCTGCGATAACTGCCACCCAGATGCTTGAGTCGATGACCCAGGAGAAGCTCCCCACGAGGGCAGAGGTTACAGACGTGGCCAACGCCATCCTCGACGGAACGGACGCGGTTATGCTCTCGGAGGAGACTGCTGTAGGCAAGTATCCCGTCGACGCAGTCAAGATGATGGCTAAGATAGCAAGAACCACCGAAGCCTACCGCGATTCCCTCTGGTCAACGCGCGTGGTAGAGTGGAAGATGAGCGAGTGGAAAGGTCAGATGCCCAAAAAGGGCACCATAAAAGATGCCATAGCGAGGAGCATCATAGAGGCCCTCAACTCGGTAGACATCAAATACATCCTAACCCCCACAAGAACCGGTGAAACTGCTCGCTTAATATCCCGTTTCAAGCCGAAGCAGTGGATTCTAGCTTTCGCCACTGACGAAAAGGTTGCCAACAGCCTCATGTTCTCATACGGAGTCTATCCATTCCTCGTCGAGGAGACCAGCGAGCGCGAGATACTGAACCTCATCAAGGGCTTGGGCCTGGTGAGCGAAAACGACACGGTTCTGCTGACGAAGGGAACGCCAATAGGTAAGACTGCGGGGACGAATACTATACGGATATTCACGGTTTGA
- a CDS encoding TIGR04140 family protein, with translation MRKELITAIPPDEIEIILKKSGAEVELTISEAEPFHGMPRYRVLLEGADEEIEKFMDVLRLARAGG, from the coding sequence ATGAGGAAGGAGTTAATAACAGCAATCCCGCCAGACGAAATAGAGATTATCCTGAAAAAATCTGGAGCAGAGGTTGAGCTGACCATTTCAGAGGCAGAACCATTCCACGGCATGCCGAGGTACAGAGTGCTTCTGGAAGGGGCAGACGAAGAGATAGAGAAGTTCATGGATGTCCTCAGACTGGCAAGGGCCGGCGGTTAG
- a CDS encoding radical SAM protein — protein sequence MVMWFRRIEIREIEGAVRTMPHYFAILRGDEVPNFFLSKRVGVKFDEDAPLEELWEIHEEAMDRLKENDLSESPEKSLLDLKAVIADKILESCELCEFKCRANRKKEIGYCRVRESLVASDFLHYGEEPELLPSYTVFFSGCNFRCVFCQNWDISQFRIGIEYLPGEMAEKIALSFAQGAKNVNFVGGEPTPNLPFTIKTLRHVKVPIPVVWNSNMYMSEEAMKLLDGVVDVYLADFKWGNDKCALKYSKAPRYWEVITRNFLLAKRHYKAEFLIRHLVIPGHLDCCTRPILKWIAENLGEDVRINVMFQYRPEYEAGKHPEISRTLKDEEMIKAARLVREFGFKNALVG from the coding sequence ATGGTGATGTGGTTCAGGAGGATAGAGATTAGGGAGATTGAAGGGGCCGTAAGGACAATGCCCCACTACTTCGCGATTCTTAGGGGAGATGAAGTGCCGAACTTCTTTCTATCAAAACGGGTTGGAGTAAAGTTTGACGAAGATGCGCCATTAGAAGAGCTGTGGGAGATTCACGAAGAGGCTATGGATAGATTGAAGGAGAACGACCTCAGCGAAAGCCCGGAGAAGAGCCTCCTCGACCTCAAAGCGGTTATAGCCGATAAGATCCTCGAGAGCTGCGAGCTCTGCGAGTTCAAGTGCCGAGCGAACAGAAAAAAGGAAATCGGCTACTGCAGGGTGAGAGAAAGCCTCGTTGCGAGCGATTTCCTCCACTACGGCGAGGAGCCGGAGCTACTTCCCTCTTACACGGTCTTCTTCAGCGGCTGCAACTTCCGGTGCGTCTTCTGCCAGAACTGGGATATAAGTCAGTTCCGCATTGGAATTGAGTATTTGCCCGGAGAGATGGCTGAGAAAATAGCTCTCTCCTTCGCGCAGGGAGCAAAGAACGTGAACTTCGTCGGCGGCGAGCCGACTCCAAACCTTCCCTTCACCATCAAAACCCTCAGGCACGTCAAAGTCCCGATTCCAGTAGTCTGGAACTCCAACATGTACATGAGCGAAGAGGCAATGAAGCTTCTCGATGGGGTTGTCGATGTTTACCTCGCCGACTTCAAGTGGGGAAACGACAAGTGTGCCCTGAAGTACTCAAAGGCCCCTCGGTATTGGGAGGTTATCACCAGAAACTTCCTCCTCGCCAAGAGGCATTACAAAGCCGAGTTCCTGATACGACATCTCGTTATTCCTGGTCACCTTGACTGCTGCACGAGACCGATACTAAAGTGGATAGCCGAGAACCTCGGGGAGGATGTTAGAATAAACGTGATGTTCCAGTACCGGCCAGAATACGAAGCAGGGAAACATCCAGAGATCAGCAGAACCCTCAAGGACGAAGAGATGATTAAAGCCGCACGGCTCGTGAGAGAATTTGGATTCAAGAACGCCTTGGTGGGCTAA
- a CDS encoding peptidase M54: protein MEFIAFTYVGNFVDKEIITDVLFNVFDDANRFFQQNEIPVRFLYIGKLELEPGYLINLNTPEGRIRVYPLEALIEVLYSRLLQEINEKEDIKMNKIFALTTFPLVSRNPYFDFYEKFLGIHEVITGLRIMILSMKPFEVPITPDDSPHERRRKLETFKSRLLKGVLHEVGHSFGLEHCNNQCVMHPPTNIEDWDGRIPGYCDECLLKLRAALER from the coding sequence ATGGAGTTTATAGCTTTCACCTACGTCGGGAACTTCGTGGACAAAGAAATAATAACCGACGTTCTATTCAACGTTTTCGACGATGCGAACCGCTTCTTTCAGCAGAACGAGATTCCCGTGAGGTTCCTCTACATAGGAAAACTTGAGCTGGAGCCGGGTTACCTGATAAACCTCAACACCCCTGAGGGCAGGATACGGGTCTACCCGCTTGAGGCCCTCATTGAGGTTCTCTACTCACGACTGCTCCAAGAAATCAACGAGAAAGAGGACATCAAAATGAACAAGATATTCGCCCTCACCACCTTCCCGCTCGTTTCTAGGAATCCTTACTTTGACTTCTACGAGAAGTTTCTGGGCATTCACGAGGTCATCACCGGCCTCAGGATTATGATACTGTCGATGAAGCCCTTCGAGGTTCCCATAACCCCCGATGATTCCCCCCATGAGCGCAGGAGAAAGCTTGAGACGTTCAAAAGCAGGCTCCTCAAGGGTGTCCTCCACGAGGTCGGCCATAGTTTTGGTCTCGAGCACTGCAACAACCAATGTGTCATGCATCCCCCCACCAACATAGAGGACTGGGACGGCCGGATCCCAGGCTACTGCGACGAGTGCCTCCTCAAGCTGAGGGCCGCCTTGGAAAGGTAA
- a CDS encoding prenyltransferase/squalene oxidase repeat-containing protein — translation MGSKLSEIGRFINADALIRYVEERRHEDGGYCFVSVLDETNINDTYYAVKIYDLLGLEIPEREKTVEFLYTSAQMQTAVVAVAMAIEALSLLGARDLAREKLDLLFSKYNPLEGKFAVGLGGSEEFGTATPLEATYWAVRALAAVGYRMDSETKERIREFVMGFRKGDGFGVKGATTTMTYQALFTLKGLGYAVPDTTHFYRCEVYGGFTEVPYSLPPYLEPTFYAIRGLSLLGKRARYVRDHIRFIRALQNPNGGFRRSLEMGISNFQNTYRAVKALDELLKWY, via the coding sequence ATGGGCTCGAAGCTGAGTGAGATTGGCAGGTTTATTAACGCTGATGCGCTTATCCGCTACGTTGAGGAGAGGCGCCACGAGGACGGCGGCTACTGCTTCGTGAGCGTTTTGGACGAGACCAACATTAACGACACCTACTACGCGGTAAAGATTTACGACCTGCTCGGGCTCGAAATTCCCGAGAGGGAGAAGACAGTGGAGTTCCTTTACACTTCCGCCCAGATGCAGACCGCGGTGGTGGCCGTTGCAATGGCCATCGAGGCACTGTCATTACTGGGAGCGAGAGACTTGGCAAGGGAAAAGCTGGACCTGCTCTTCTCCAAATACAACCCGCTAGAAGGGAAGTTCGCCGTTGGCCTCGGCGGAAGTGAGGAGTTCGGAACGGCTACACCCCTGGAGGCAACCTACTGGGCCGTGAGGGCGCTGGCGGCCGTGGGTTACCGTATGGATAGCGAGACCAAGGAAAGGATACGCGAGTTCGTGATGGGGTTCCGCAAGGGAGACGGCTTTGGTGTGAAGGGGGCCACCACAACCATGACTTACCAGGCCCTCTTCACCCTCAAGGGCCTTGGCTATGCCGTCCCAGACACCACCCACTTCTACAGATGCGAGGTCTACGGTGGCTTTACCGAGGTGCCCTACTCGCTGCCCCCCTATCTGGAGCCGACGTTCTATGCCATAAGAGGGCTCAGTCTGCTCGGCAAGAGGGCGCGCTACGTAAGGGACCACATCAGATTCATCAGGGCACTGCAGAACCCCAACGGAGGCTTCAGGCGCTCGCTGGAGATGGGCATATCGAACTTCCAGAACACATACAGAGCCGTGAAAGCCCTCGATGAACTCCTGAAGTGGTACTGA
- a CDS encoding DUF6062 family protein: MDIVGIYLREAMKEGCPVCRILKEYEESEIDTILYEHVNDPAVRAKFKESLGLCTYHAWKTLKKAYSNPLLGPLGVAIIYEHMLSTYIKTLKSREKVKGGECFLCLLVEEKEKDTVEAIAERIEELLPVYESSEAIICKRHHEMIDSILREKNPQSAERLRKVQLEKLKKLRERMNSFINKFDYRATERPTKEEVSSLPLTIEALKGLENGATLRKKERKKRTRGVLLWR; the protein is encoded by the coding sequence ATGGATATCGTTGGGATATACCTCAGGGAGGCTATGAAGGAGGGCTGCCCAGTTTGCAGGATACTCAAGGAGTACGAGGAGTCTGAAATCGATACAATCCTCTACGAGCACGTGAACGACCCCGCTGTTAGGGCCAAGTTCAAGGAGAGCCTTGGTCTCTGCACCTACCACGCCTGGAAGACCCTCAAAAAGGCCTACTCGAACCCGCTGCTCGGCCCGCTGGGAGTGGCGATAATCTACGAGCACATGCTTTCAACTTATATCAAAACCCTCAAAAGCCGGGAGAAGGTCAAGGGAGGCGAGTGCTTCCTGTGTCTTCTCGTGGAGGAGAAGGAAAAGGACACGGTGGAAGCTATCGCGGAGAGAATTGAGGAGCTCCTGCCCGTTTACGAGTCATCTGAGGCAATCATCTGTAAAAGGCACCACGAGATGATAGACTCAATCCTCAGGGAGAAAAATCCCCAGAGCGCGGAGAGGCTCAGAAAAGTCCAGCTGGAGAAGTTGAAGAAGCTCAGGGAAAGGATGAACTCTTTCATAAACAAGTTCGACTATAGGGCAACCGAAAGGCCCACAAAAGAAGAGGTCTCATCCCTTCCACTGACTATAGAGGCGCTTAAAGGGCTCGAAAACGGAGCAACCCTAAGGAAGAAGGAGCGAAAAAAGCGGACAAGGGGAGTTTTGCTATGGAGATAG
- the crcB gene encoding fluoride efflux transporter CrcB, with the protein MNGRIAVAIVLGGALGALARFYISGILPVYRDFPVGTLLVNSIASFILGYIYGLLFWGIDVPADWRTFFGTGFCGALSTFSTFSYETFSLLREREYLLAALNISANVIITISLVFLGFMLARR; encoded by the coding sequence ATGAACGGCAGGATAGCGGTGGCGATAGTACTCGGCGGTGCACTTGGAGCATTGGCACGCTTTTACATCTCGGGAATACTGCCTGTTTATAGAGACTTCCCCGTTGGAACACTGCTCGTCAATTCCATAGCCAGCTTCATCCTCGGCTACATCTACGGTCTCCTTTTCTGGGGAATTGACGTTCCGGCAGACTGGAGGACCTTCTTTGGAACGGGCTTCTGTGGTGCCTTGAGCACCTTCTCGACGTTCTCCTACGAGACCTTTTCGCTCTTACGTGAGAGAGAGTATCTCCTCGCCGCCCTAAACATCTCGGCAAACGTTATAATAACAATAAGCCTAGTTTTCCTCGGATTCATGCTCGCAAGGAGGTGA
- a CDS encoding DUF190 domain-containing protein yields MVEVEHWNTLRLRIYIGENDRWEGKPLYKVIVEKLLEMGMAGATVYRGIYGFGKKSRIHSTDVMRLSTDLPIIIEVIDRGYKIEKAICAIKPMIKDGMITVEPTIVVWVGTKEEMKKFEDDAVREL; encoded by the coding sequence ATGGTTGAGGTCGAGCACTGGAACACGCTTCGTCTTAGAATCTACATAGGCGAGAATGACCGCTGGGAGGGGAAGCCGCTCTATAAGGTCATAGTGGAGAAGCTCCTCGAGATGGGAATGGCCGGAGCAACTGTTTACCGCGGTATTTACGGCTTCGGAAAGAAGAGCAGAATCCACTCCACCGATGTAATGAGGCTCTCTACGGATTTACCCATAATCATTGAAGTCATAGACAGGGGGTACAAGATAGAGAAGGCGATCTGTGCGATTAAGCCCATGATAAAGGACGGCATGATAACCGTCGAGCCGACGATAGTTGTGTGGGTCGGCACAAAGGAGGAAATGAAGAAGTTTGAGGACGATGCCGTGAGGGAGCTCTGA
- the coaBC gene encoding bifunctional phosphopantothenoylcysteine decarboxylase/phosphopantothenate--cysteine ligase CoaBC encodes MLHHVKLIHATKSRKLVGKKIVLAIPGSIAAVECVKLARELIRHGAEVHAVMSESATKIVHPYAMEFATGNPVVTEITGFIEHVELAGDHENKADLVLVCPATANTISKIACGIDDTPVTTVVTTAFAHTPIMIAPAMHSTMYEHPIVAENIEKLKRLGIEFIGPRFEEGKAKVATTEEIVYRVIKKLHKKDLKGKRVLVTAGATREYIDPIRYITNASSGKMGVAMAEEADFRGAEVTLIRTKGSVPSFVENQIEVETVEEMLQAIENELKSKRYDVVVLTAAVSDFRVKNRADVKIKSGKELVLELEPTPKIIDHVKELQPDVFLVGFKAETGLSEEELISAARKQMERAKSDLVVANTLQAFGSEENEVLLVTKEDVKRLPRMGKRELAERLWDEILQRIL; translated from the coding sequence ATGCTCCACCATGTTAAGCTCATCCACGCGACAAAGAGCAGAAAATTGGTTGGAAAGAAGATTGTTCTCGCGATCCCTGGAAGTATAGCCGCCGTCGAGTGCGTCAAGCTCGCGAGGGAGCTGATAAGACACGGCGCCGAGGTTCACGCGGTCATGAGCGAGAGCGCCACGAAGATAGTCCACCCCTACGCCATGGAGTTCGCCACGGGAAACCCGGTTGTTACGGAGATCACAGGCTTCATCGAGCACGTTGAGCTGGCAGGAGACCACGAGAACAAGGCCGATCTGGTTTTAGTCTGCCCAGCGACGGCAAACACCATATCGAAGATAGCCTGTGGCATAGACGATACACCTGTTACGACGGTCGTAACGACTGCCTTTGCTCACACGCCGATAATGATAGCTCCTGCCATGCACTCCACGATGTACGAGCACCCGATAGTTGCTGAAAACATAGAAAAGCTCAAGAGGCTTGGAATAGAGTTCATCGGCCCGCGCTTCGAGGAGGGCAAGGCAAAAGTGGCAACGACGGAGGAAATAGTATATCGCGTCATCAAAAAGCTCCACAAGAAAGACCTGAAAGGAAAGCGCGTTCTGGTAACCGCGGGGGCAACAAGGGAGTACATAGACCCGATACGCTATATAACCAACGCGAGCTCCGGAAAGATGGGTGTGGCAATGGCCGAAGAAGCGGACTTCAGAGGCGCGGAGGTTACGCTGATAAGAACCAAAGGCAGCGTTCCAAGTTTCGTCGAGAACCAGATCGAAGTCGAGACCGTCGAGGAGATGCTCCAGGCGATAGAAAATGAGCTGAAAAGCAAGAGGTACGACGTTGTTGTTCTGACCGCGGCTGTGAGCGACTTCAGGGTTAAGAACAGGGCTGACGTCAAAATAAAGAGTGGCAAAGAGCTCGTTCTGGAGCTCGAGCCGACGCCGAAGATAATCGACCACGTTAAGGAGCTTCAGCCGGACGTTTTCCTCGTGGGCTTCAAGGCAGAGACCGGCCTGAGTGAGGAGGAGTTGATAAGCGCGGCCAGAAAGCAGATGGAGAGGGCAAAGAGCGACCTCGTTGTTGCCAACACCCTCCAGGCCTTCGGCAGCGAAGAGAACGAGGTGCTTCTCGTAACAAAAGAAGATGTCAAAAGGTTGCCAAGGATGGGCAAGCGCGAGCTGGCGGAGAGGCTCTGGGACGAGATCCTCCAGAGGATTCTTTAA